The Coleofasciculus sp. FACHB-1120 region ATCGCATCCCAAAATCTACTCTTGAAGTAGTTTAGGTATAAATATGCTCAAATTGTATCAATTTTTCTCTTCTGGAAATTGCTATAAAATTCGTCTTTTACTAACTCAACTAGAAATTCCCTTTGAGAGTATAGAACTAAATATTCTCAAAGGCGAAACTCGGACTCCTGAATTTTTAAGCAAGAATCCCAACGGGCGAATTCCAGTATTGGAAACGGAATCAGGTCAATTCCTGGCGGAATCCAACGCAATTCTTTTTTATCTGAGCGAAGGAACTGATTTTTTACCAAGCGACCGTTTTGAACGCGCAAAAGTGTTGCAATGGTTGTTTTTCGAGCAGTATAGCCATGAGCCTTATATTGCTACTTCCCGGTTTTGGATTTCTATCCTTGGCAAGCCGGAAGAATATAAGGAGGCACTTAATCAAAAGCGCGAACCCGGTTATGCAGCGCTAACGGTTATGGAAAAACATTTAACAAATTGTAATTTTTTTGTAGGGGAACGCTATACGATTGCTGATATTGGATTGTTTGCTTACACCCATGTGGCGGATGAAGGGGGATTTGATTTAACAAGATTTCCGGCAATCCAAGATTGGATAGAACGAGTTAAAACTCAGCCTCGGCATATTAGTATCGCGCAATTATAATAGAGTTCGGTATGAGGATGTAGGATACGCGATCGCTTCATTCGCATACCATAATTTAGGTAACTGTACCTAAACAAACCTATCTGTAGAACCATTGATTAGCAGCGCCTACTCTACAACATCTAGTAATGAGTTTGAAACCCGCGTCGGCGGGTTTTGTCTGTGTAGTTGCGGTTTATAGCCACTAGCATTTTTTTGTAAAAATGGGAAGATTTATACCCAATTTTAACTAGATGATGAGCTATACTGACTGAGGTTAACTTTAAATAATAAAACAATGATAACCATTAAAAAAACTAACCGCTTTTTAGCTACTTTAAGCCTTAGTCTTTTAGTCATTCTTGCCTTATCATTTTTTCTCTTGCCTATCACTTCAAGACTTCAAGAATCACCAACGTTAGCTGTTTTTGAGGAAGTTTGGCAAACCGTCAATGACAATTTTTTTGACCCCAAATTCAATGGGGTTGACTGGAAAGCCATGCGAGAGAAGTATAAACCTTCAGTCAAGCAGGCAAAGTCTATTGATGAAGCAGCAGTTGTCATCAATCAAATGCTGTCTGAGTTACATACTTCTCATATCGGCTTCTATCCGAAGACGGAACCCGCTTACTATCAGCTTTTGGGGATATTTAATCAGGGTTACTTTTTAGAAAAAATTCAAAAGTTATTTCCCAAAGGCTTAGAGTACACTGGCATCGGAGCTTTCACTAAAGAGATAAATGGGAAGACGTTTATCACTGCTATTCTCGATAAAAGTTCTGCTGCTCAAGCGGGACTCAAAGTAGGCGACCAAATATTAGCCGTTGATGGCAATCCGTACCAGCCAATCGAATCTTTTGTTAATAAAGCAGGACAACAAGTTAGTATATCGATTCAACGGACTCCCGATGCAAACAGCAATAAGAAGGTAACTGTAGTTCCAAAAATAATAAAACCTACTACAGTTTTCTTAGATGCAATGCGGTCGAGCATCGAAATAATCGAAAGCAATGGAAGAAAACTGGGTTATGTTCATATCTGGTCGTATGCTGGCGATAAATATCAGGAATTACTGGAAGAAGAAATTGCTTATGGACGCCTTAAAGATGCAGATGGATTAATTTTAGACCTAAGAGATGGCTGGGGTGGAGCTACTCCGAATTATCTGAGTATTTTTTCCGAAAAAGTTCCAGTATTAACCCAAATTCCCAGAGATGGAATAAAAACTACCTTAGATTATCAATGGAGAAAACCCGTTGTGATGCTGGTGAATAAGGGAACCAGAAGCGGAAAAGAAATTTTAGCTTATGGTTTTGAGCAGTATGGAATTGGAA contains the following coding sequences:
- a CDS encoding glutathione S-transferase family protein, with product MLKLYQFFSSGNCYKIRLLLTQLEIPFESIELNILKGETRTPEFLSKNPNGRIPVLETESGQFLAESNAILFYLSEGTDFLPSDRFERAKVLQWLFFEQYSHEPYIATSRFWISILGKPEEYKEALNQKREPGYAALTVMEKHLTNCNFFVGERYTIADIGLFAYTHVADEGGFDLTRFPAIQDWIERVKTQPRHISIAQL
- a CDS encoding S41 family peptidase — protein: MPITSRLQESPTLAVFEEVWQTVNDNFFDPKFNGVDWKAMREKYKPSVKQAKSIDEAAVVINQMLSELHTSHIGFYPKTEPAYYQLLGIFNQGYFLEKIQKLFPKGLEYTGIGAFTKEINGKTFITAILDKSSAAQAGLKVGDQILAVDGNPYQPIESFVNKAGQQVSISIQRTPDANSNKKVTVVPKIIKPTTVFLDAMRSSIEIIESNGRKLGYVHIWSYAGDKYQELLEEEIAYGRLKDADGLILDLRDGWGGATPNYLSIFSEKVPVLTQIPRDGIKTTLDYQWRKPVVMLVNKGTRSGKEILAYGFEQYGIGKVVGSQTAGAVVAARPFLLKDGNLLYLAVVDIYVNGERLEGKGVKPDIEVPFQLEYAQGSDPQKAKAVEVLAEAVKNQNRGA